From a region of the Saccharomyces paradoxus chromosome IV, complete sequence genome:
- the MFB1 gene encoding Mfb1p (Mitochondria-associated F-box protein~similar to YDR219C): MSSFTHNVQTPLEEKSLTNLPLNLLFRILSHLDMNDLQSIGKTCTLLRMLANENIVYRNAVIGSNGNMWWTKNVLVDIFDVLNLNRKAMRTLNNHNISLVASLRNVQRKYKLGVVDTARKSISHGPNEVESKENASVKDLNMHLSERTEISREQIAHTAILQGMNQFIELNDKAFRTHSADSDDTYIEENYDEIHSLHELEKNTTFEEDLLKKPPLTPSPTFSNYSRSSTNSVFSSSSPKLLDDDWNNITTDFTRPRDPDYKEVTPTSTESSDSITRLRKSSKVKDKAELFEKLIFRDSRPLKTKKKDNPRMKLPSSLSVNDEDFRKIISPPSEVLPKVGRRSVSRGYLEEIERHCPDYTSETGNPLSIKRVNSRKIANYEQLIMKENSPNCKRVTEKNDENRFQRSHTSPVIESSKPHQRSKLKAVVTNGNKISYRKIDLEIPSNSNTNDYVIRQLDANTNSDI; encoded by the coding sequence ATGTCTTCATTCACTCATAATGTACAGACGCCGCTGGAGGAGAAGTCTCTGACAAACTTACCGTTAAACCTATTATTCCGAATATTGTCTCACCTGGATATGAATGATTTACAAAGCATAGGGAAAACTTGCACCTTGCTGAGGATGCTGGCAAATGAAAACATTGTTTACAGAAATGCTGTGATTGGTTCAAACGGGAATATGTGGTGGACCAAAAATGTCCTTGTTGATATCTTTGATGTTTTGAACCTCAATAGAAAGGCAATGCGAACCTTGAATAATCACAACATTTCCCTAGTTGCATCATTACGGAATGTTCAGCGAAAATATAAACTAGGTGTTGTGGATACGGCTAGAAAGTCAATAAGTCACGGACCGAATGAGGTCGAgagcaaagaaaatgccTCTGTGAAAGATTTAAATATGCATTTGAGCGAACGCACGGAAATATCAAGGGAACAAATCGCTCATACGGCAATACTTCAAGGAATGAATCAGTTTATCGAGCTAAATGATAAGGCATTTAGGACGCATTCGGCAGATTCGGATGACACATACATAGAGGAGAACTATGATGAAATACATTCTCTTCATGAGTTAGAGAAAAATACAACCTTTGAGGAAGATTTACTCAAAAAGCCGCCCCTCACCCCATCCCCAACATTTTCTAACTATTCTAGAAGCTCAACAAATTCAGTATTTTCAAGTTCCTCTCCCAAACTACTGGACGATGATTGGAATAATATTACAACTGATTTCACTAGGCCACGAGATCCTGACTACAAAGAGGTGACGCCTACATCTACCGAATCGTCTGACTCAATCACAAGGTTGAGAAAATCTAGTAAAGTCAAAGATAAGGCCgaactttttgaaaaattaatatttAGAGATAGCAGGCCATTAaaaaccaagaaaaaagataatcCAAGGATGAAATTACCCAGTTCGTTAAGTGTTAACGACGAAGatttcagaaaaatcaTAAGTCCTCCTTCTGAAGTACTACCGAAAGTTGGTAGAAGGAGCGTCTCAAGAGGTTATTTAGAGGAAATTGAAAGGCATTGTCCCGATTATACGAGTGAAACAGGTAATCCTCTGTCAATTAAAAGAGTCAACAGTAGAAAGATAGCAAATTATGAACAattaataatgaaagaaaatagccCGAACTGTAAAAGAGTAACagagaaaaatgatgaaaacagATTTCAAAGAAGCCACACTTCCCCAGTAATAGAATCATCCAAACCTCATCAAAGAAGCAAATTAAAGGCCGTTGTTACAAACGGTAATAAGATATCCTATCGGAAAATCGATTTGGAAATTCCCAGTAATTCGAACACGAATGATTATGTTATCAGACAGCTTGATGCTAATACTAATTCTGATATATAA
- the ADR1 gene encoding DNA-binding transcription factor ADR1 (Carbon source-responsive zinc-finger transcription factor~similar to YDR216W): MANVEKPNDCSGFPVVDLSSCFSNNFNSTKQEIEMETDDSPILLMSSSGSRENSNTFSVIQRTPDGKIITTNNNMNSKINKQLDKLPENLRLNGRTPSGKLRSFVCEVCTRAFARQEHLKRHYRSHTNEKPYPCGLCNRCFTRRDLLIRHAQKIHSGNLGETISQTKRASRAITKARKNSASSVKFQTPNYGTPEHGNFLNRTTTNTRRKASPGANVKRKYLKKLTRRASFSAQSASSYALPDQSSLEQHPKDRVKFSTPELVPLDLKNSELDSTFDLNLNLDLGINLDSNFNIALNRSDSSGSTMNLDYKLPEAANNYTYSSGSPTGGYVAANSSSKNASFNDADLLSSSYWVKAYNDHLFSVSESDETSPMNSELNDNRLIVPDLKSTINQWKDSRSSSWTVAIDNNNNNNNNNNNNNNNNNKDSGNHTDFVDFQELLKNDALANDSLETTAVLKEFNLLHDDSVSATATSNELDLSHLNLSNSPISPHKLINKNKEGSNDDVLISFGLSQPSNCEDDLDKLCNMTKDVQAIFSQYMKGEESKRSLDHFLSSSNRKENPDSGNYTFYGLDCLTLSKISRALPVSTVNNEQPSHSTESKLFNEPMRNMCIKVLSYYNKFSHDGSGTSMDSNPNLLSKELLMPTITELNEYLDLFKNNFLPHFPIIHPSLLDLDLDSLQRYTNEDGYDDVENVQLFDRLSQGTDKDYDYEHYQILSISKVVCLPLFMATFGSLHKFGYKPQTIELYEMSRRVLHSFLETKRRCRSTPVNDSHQNIWLMQSLILSFMFALVADYLEKIDSSLMKRQLSALCSTIRSNCLPTISANSERGINNNNEPLTFGSSLQYIIFESKIRCTFMAYDFCQFLKCFFHIKFDLSIKENDVETIYIPDNESKWASESIISNRHTVQKQNLYDFRNFYYSFTYGHLHSIPEFLGSSMIYYEYDLRKGTKSHVFLDRIDTKRLERSLDTSSYGNDNMAATNKNIAILVDDTIILKNNLMSMRFIKQIDRTFTEKVRKGQIAKIYDTFLSSKNLNFLKNYSVEVLCEFLVALNFSIRNISSLYIEENDYCQRMNSLELPRIHLNNQALSVFNLQGYYYSFILIIKFLLDFEATPNFKLLRIFIELRSLANSILLPTLSKLYPQEFSGFPDVVFMQQLINKDNSALVPDSYTNEHNNSANAAVKIKLAKKINVEGLAMFINEILVNSFNDTSFLNMEDPIRNEFSFDNGERSVMDIARPAHFLLDSGLEGINFNGLNDSHQTVSTLNLLRYGEHHSSKHKSGGKGQGFAEKYQLSLKYVTIAKLFFTNVKENYIHCHMLDKMASDFRTLEGHLKGNS, encoded by the coding sequence ATGGCGAACGTAGAAAAACCAAATGATTGTTCAGGTTTCCCTGTTGTTGACCTGAGTTCGTGCTTTTCTAACAATTTCAATAGTACGAAACAGGAAATAGAAATGGAAACAGATGATTCACCAATTTTATTAATGTCATCATCAGGTTCAAGAGAAAATTCGAACACTTTCTCTGTCATACAGAGGACGCCGGACGGAAAGATCATCACCACgaataataatatgaaCTCTAAGATTAACAAGCAACTGGACAAATTGCCTGAAAATTTAAGACTTAATGGTAGAACCCCCAGTGGGAAACTAAGATCATTTGTTTGCGAAGTTTGTACGAGAGCGTTTGCAAGACAAGAGCATTTGAAAAGACATTACAGATCGCatacaaatgaaaaacctTATCCCTGTGGTCTCTGTAACAGATGCTTTACTAGGAGGGACTTATTGATCAGACACGCCCAAAAAATTCATAGTGGTAATTTAGGGGAAACAATTTCTCAAACTAAGAGAGCATCTAGAGCAATAACTAAAGCTCGAAAAAATTCCGCTTCCTCAGTTAAATTTCAAACTCCTAATTACGGAACTCCAGAACATggtaattttttgaatcgCACCACCACCAATACAAGGAGAAAGGCAAGTCCCGGCGCTAATGTGAAACGTaagtatttgaaaaaactcACCCGCAGAGCTTCATTTAGCGCACAGTCTGCCTCCAGCTATGCTTTACCCGACCAATCTTCGTTAGAACAACATCCAAAGGATCGTGTCAAGTTTTCCACACCTGAATTAGTACCGCTcgacttgaaaaattccgAACTTGACTCTACATTTGACCTGAATCTGAATCTAGATTTAGGCATAAACCTAGATTCCAATTTCAACATAGCATTGAACCGCTCTGATTCTTCTGGATCCACAATGAATTTGGACTATAAATTGCCGGAAGCTGCAAATAACTACACGTATTCTTCCGGCTCACCAACTGGCGGATATGTCGCTGCTAACTCGAGTTCCAAGAACGCTTCATTTAACGATGCAGACTTATTGTCGTCGTCGTACTGGGTAAAAGCTTATAATGATCATTTGTTTTCAGTATCAGAAAGTGACGAAACTTCTCCAATGAATTCCGAATTAAACGACAATAGATTGATTGTCCCAGATTTGAAATCGACTATAAATCAATGGAAGGATTCAAGGTCCTCCTCTTGGACTGTTGCTAtagataataataataataataataataataataataataacaataacaataataacaaagaCTCTGGCAACCACACTGACTTCGTCGATTTTCAAGAACTGTTGAAGAATGATGCGTTAGCTAACGATTCATTGGAGACTACGGcagttttgaaagaatttaaTCTTTTACATGATGATAGTGTAAGCGCCACCGCTACATCAAATGAACTTGACCTTTCCCATTTGAACCTATCCAACTCTCCCATTTCTCCTCATAAGCTAATTAATAAGAATAAGGAAGGAAGTAATGACGATGTATTGATTTCTTTCGGACTCAGTCAGCCTTCCAATTGCGAAGACGATCTGGATAAATTGTGTAACATGACTAAAGATGTTCAAGCCATCTTCAGCCAATATATGAAAGGAGAAGAGTCTAAACGATCACTAGACCACTTTCTATCATCGTCAaatcgaaaagaaaacccAGATAGCGGCAATTATACCTTTTATGGGTTAGATTGTTTGACATTGtcgaaaatatcaagagCCCTACCGGTCTCTACTGTAAACAATGAACAACCTTCTCATTCTACCGAATCCAAGCTATTCAATGAACCAATGAGGAATATGTGCATCAAAGTGCTTAGCTACTACAACAAGTTCAGTCACGATGGTAGTGGAACTTCCATGGACTCTAATCCAAATTTGCTATCCAAAGAATTGTTAATGCCAACTATAACTGAACTGAACGAATATTTGgaccttttcaaaaataatttcCTCCCCCATTTTCCTATTATTCACCCAAGCTTGCTCGACTTGGATTTGGATAGTTTGCAGCGATACACTAATGAGGATGGATATgatgatgttgaaaatgTGCAGTTGTTTGATCGCTTAAGTCAAGGTACAGATAAAGATTATGATTATGAGCACTATCAAATCTTGTCCATTTCCAAAGTCGTTTGTTTGCCTTTATTTATGGCCACATTTGGCTCTTTGCATAAATTCGGTTACAAGCCTCAAACAATAGAATTGTATGAAATGAGTAGAAGAGTATTACATTCCTTCTTGGAGACTAAAAGACGATGCCGCAGCACACCAGTGAATGATAgtcatcaaaatatttggcTGATGCAATCTCTAATATTGAGCTTCATGTTTGCTCTAGTTGCGGATTATTTGGAGAAGATTGACTCTTCTTTAATGAAAAGACAATTGTCCGCACTATGTTCTACAATCAGATCGAACTGTTTACCAACAATTTCTGCAAATTCCGAGAGGGgtattaataataacaatgaaCCTTTAACCTTCGGTTCTTCTCTTCAGTACATCATTTTCGAATCAAAAATTAGATGCACCTTCATGGCTTACGATTTTTGTCAGTTCTTGAAATGTTTCTTCCATATTAAGTTCGATCTGTCcataaaggaaaatgatgtTGAAACTATTTATATTCCCGATAATGAGTCAAAATGGGCCAGTGAATCGATAATATCTAACAGACATACTGTGCAAAAGCAAAACCTTTATGACTTTAGAAACTTTTATTACAGTTTTACGTATGGACACTTGCATTCAATACCAGAGTTTTTAGGGTCGTCGATGATTTATTATGAATACGATTTAAGGAAAGGAACCAAATCCCATGTATTTTTAGATAGAATCGATACGAAACGGTTAGAGAGGAGCCTAGATACTTCTTCTTATGGCAATGATAATATGGCAGCAACGAACAAAAATATCGCTATCTTAGTTGATGACACtataattttgaagaataattTGATGTCAATGAGATTCATTAAACAGATTGATCGCACATTTACTGAAAAGGTTAGAAAGGGGCAGATCGCAAAGATATATGACACCTTTTTAAGTTCCAagaatttaaattttctgaaGAATTACTCAGTTGAAGTGTTATGTGAATTTTTAGTTGCGCTGAACTTTTCAATTCGTAACATTTCGTCTTTATacatagaagaaaatgattatTGCCAAAGAATGAATTCCCTGGAGCTGCCAAGAATTCACTTGAATAATCAAGCGCTTTCCGTTTTCAATTTACAAGGCTACTACTATAGCTTTATCCTAATTATTAAGTTTTTATTGGATTTTGAAGCAACTCCAAATTTCAAGTTACTGAGAATTTTTATTGAGTTGAGAAGCCTTGCGAATTCTATTTTGCTTCCTACACTCTCAAAATTATATCCGCAAGAGTTTTCTGGATTTCCAGATGTTGTATTTATGCAACAACTTATAAATAAAGATAACAGCGCGCTTGTCCCCGATTCATATACAAACGAACACAACAATAGTGCAAATGCAGCTgttaaaatcaaattggcCAAAAAGATCAATGTTGAAGGACTTGCGATgtttattaatgaaatcTTGGTCAATTCTTTTAACGATACctcttttttaaatatgGAAGATCCTATTCGAAAtgagttttcttttgataatgGGGAGAGGTCGGTGATGGACATAGCTCGTCCAGCGCATTTCTTATTGGATTCAGGTTTAGAAGGTATCAACTTCAACGGCCTAAATGATTCACATCAAACTGTTTCTACTTTAAATCTTTTGCGCTATGGGGAACATCATTCATCCAAACATAAAAGTGGAGGAAAGGGACAAGGATTTGCTGAAAAGTACCAGTTATCTCTGAAGTATGTTACTATTGCCAAATTATTTTTCACCAAtgttaaagaaaactaCATTCATTGTCATATGTTAGATAAGATGGCTAGTGATTTCCGCACTCTGGAAGGTCATCTAAAGGGAAACAGCTGA
- the SPR28 gene encoding septin SPR28 (Sporulation-specific member of the CDC3/10/11/12 family of genes~similar to YDR218C) has protein sequence MKDNSALEHHTPNRDELRRRKGYKKGLQLSILLLGEKGSGKSTFLNNLCGQDISLSDDNNDEVINNVTLEKGNAIEDIDPGYKTAHLSPGLKLVTRRVYLNDELGVPVTLDIISFPGCGDNIDNSQSSVVIKNYLDQQFANVLKEEVRIKRNTKDTDGRPHVCLYFLKSTPRGVKKFDIELMKTICDKVNLIPIISKADGLTETELNLHKTIVRQEILENNIRVFDFKNDNLGETLALYDMDIDSSSAKSKYCHDTKIKDISPFAIVCSKTFRTNSENSVEHIRVYEWGSLVVEDQNTSDFIFLKAILLGSHLQELKDVTNNVLYENYRAKVLTDKKINYDIPNYSFIDESSRGSISNVSTRRNSSSRTLGNLDTNDESSYQIHKEIDEKNRIIEDYQRKIDLLEKMLASPDKNKV, from the coding sequence ATGAAAGATAATTCAGCCCTTGAACATCATACTCCCAATAGAGATGAATTAAGGCGTCGCAAAGGTTACAAGAAGGGATTGCAGTTGTCAATTTTACTACTTGGAGAAAAAGGCAGTGGTAAATCAACATTTTTAAACAATCTATGCGGTCAGGATATATCACTTTCtgatgataacaatgatgaAGTAATAAATAACGTAACCttagaaaaaggaaacgCCATTGAGGATATAGATCCTGGATATAAAACAGCCCATTTGAGCCCTGGGCTAAAACTTGTTACCAGAAGAGTTTATTTAAACGATGAACTAGGGGTACCTGTTACATTAGATATCATATCATTTCCAGGCTGCGGCGATAACATCGACAATTCGCAAAGCTCTGTTGTcataaaaaattacttAGACCAACAGTTTGCGAACGTTTTAAAGGAAGAGGTTAGAATAAAGAGAAACACAAAGGACACCGATGGTAGGCCCCAtgtttgtttatattttcttaagAGTACTCCTAGAGGAGTCAAGAAATTTGATATTGAGTTAATGAAAACGATTTGCGATAAAGTTAATTTAATTCCCATTATTTCAAAAGCCGATGGTCTTACGGAAACCGAATTAAATTTACACAAAACCATTGTACGCCAAGAAATTCTAGAGAACAATATACgtgtttttgattttaaaaatgaCAATTTAGGTGAAACATTGGCTCTCTATGATATGGATATCGATTCCAGTTCAGCAAAATCTAAGTACTGTCATGACACGAAAATCAAAGACATATCACCATTTGCCATTGTTTGCAGCAAAACTTTCCGCACAAATTCGGAAAATAGTGTTGAGCATATCAGGGTATATGAATGGGGTAGTTTGGTTGTCGAGGACCAGAACACCTCggattttatatttttaaaggCAATACTGTTAGGTTCACACCTTCAGGAATTAAAAGATGTGACAAACAATGTCTTGTATGAAAATTACAGAGCCAAAGTGTTAACCGATAAGAAAATCAACTATGATATTCCGAATTATAGTTTCATCGACGAAAGCTCCAGAGGAAGTATCAGCAACGTTTCCACCAGAAGAAATAGTTCAAGTAGAACACTTGGGAATTTAGATACGAATGATGAAAGTTCCTACCAAATACACAAAGAAATAGACGAAAAGAACAGGATTATTGAAGATTATCAGAGGAAGATTGATTTGCTGGAAAAAATGCTGGCAAGTCCTGATAAAAATAAGGTCTAA
- the RAD9 gene encoding chromatin-binding protein RAD9 (DNA damage-dependent checkpoint protein~similar to YDR217C) — MSGQLVQWKSSPDRVIQSVSTGAPHSPSTDSDMNETNVPVDALENKANVTNIVDGSPKSNPNPVKFMNTSDIFQKSLGLLDESPQHDDELSIEVGDNGRPNTNISHNERTPDLDRIANFFKSNRTPGKENLLTKYQSSDLEDTPLMSRKKLNLHTTTNSSEQQTFKKLKSNTEFYFYREQNDGENNTSLEVTEADATFVQMAEHSVDNYDGALEGVVTPKRYKDDLIQSGGARDRGVQKTEITTSTGSPNSISSYDKNVITENDWTIRNVNKVFGNNEDDTKATEEENAMKKKGEDCSKDNIRVRNNQIIQSNESEEINEIDKNLNFSSRENDVNNSYIDFEKSAASGTPSRNNEEEEMPSIESASNGAPSKRWVFRYSKDKTENNSNRSTQVVNNPRTQEMPPDSVSIDTQPLSKSYNTEANNELETQIIVSSLSQGISAQRGPEFQSTSQTEEIKTQIINSPEQNALNATLETPVNLSRINFEPILEVPETSSPSKNTMSKPSNSSPIPKEKDAFNVHEKEEEINNVFSNDIQHSSNAGIEDDIIIAGSSDFNGQKEITDKIYLQLSGKQRSDLGSDETERMSQNELDTKKESTIMSEIELTQELPEVEEQQDFDASPKEVINEEVTLIETRKSKAESLQIHPDNAEYNSDEPGGTESSDVVSTKQEGKGKNSELQKNLMQLFPSESQEIIRNRRTIKRRQKDTIEIGEDEENRSAKASPTKRFKRSSNFDTAPIKREASCSISIQTGDTGSDKGSKEQSYVFPESIKTEDNSFLSKENIIFGNAVWCQYSWNYKFYPGILLEVDTNQDGCWIYFETGRSLTKGEDIYYLDIRVGDAVTSDGNEYVVVGLECRSHDPNTIRCIRGYDTVHLKKKNSSGSLGKRTIIKALSSISLDLSEWAKRAKIILEDNEKTKGDAYRYLRHPIRGRKSMTNVLSPKKLTDDEKGMNAHTSVHNNELESSSEKKEIIKKDTKDSLSEYVGVPGLLFSSGEIRKGNVFDKCIFVLTSLFENRDELRQIIESQGGTVIESGFSTLFNFTHPPAKPLINKGNLENIRESIMKLIWKPHSLFTDYRFACLITKRHLRSLKYLETLALGWPTLHWKFISACIEKKRIMPYLIYQYLLPSGESFRLSSDYQSKGGIIKSNNIFSFYTEFLRGSNLRDQICGVRKLLHDYIVIIWGRSELDSFVKFAFACLSAGRMLTIDLPNIDVDNTEPLLNTLGSLVPRIGSALSDQKLKFLIYVNENNGKSQMRLLEKLRSQVTVKFKNLDYKFHTESKEWLIQTIINEDTGFHDDVTDNDI; from the coding sequence ATGTCAGGTCAGTTGGTTCAATGGAAAAGCTCCCCAGATCGAGTTATCCAAAGTGTTTCAACGGGAGCTCCACATTCTCCCTCAACAGATAGCGACATGAACGAAACAAACGTTCCTGTTGATGCGTTGGAAAACAAGGCTAATGTCACGAACATAGTCGACGGAAGTCCCAAATCAAATCCAAACCCTGTTAAATTTATGAATACAAGTGACATATTCCAAAAATCTTTGGGTTTACTCGACGAAAGTCCACAACATGATGATGAGTTAAGTATTGAGGTAGGAGATAATGGTCGACCGAATACTAACATATCACACAACGAAAGAACTCCTGATCTTGACCGGATTGccaactttttcaaaagtaatCGAACCCCCGGCAAAGAAAATCTCTTGACCAAATACCAAAGCTCTGATCTGGAAGATACGCCTTTGATGTCgagaaaaaagttgaattTGCACACTACTACTAATTCATCGGAACAAcaaactttcaaaaagttgaaGTCAAATACtgagttttatttttatagaGAGCAAAATGATGGAGAGAATAATACGTCATTAGAAGTTACAGAAGCGGATGCCACTTTTGTACAGATGGCTGAACATTCTGTTGATAATTATGACGGTGCACTTGAAGGAGTCGTTACACCCAAAAGATATAAAGACGATCTAATTCAAAGTGGAGGGGCGCGAGATAGAGGGGttcaaaaaactgaaattACGACATCAACAGGATCACCTAATTCAATAAGTTCTTATGACAAGAACGTAATTACCGAGAATGACTGGACCATAAGAAATGTAAACAAAGTTTTTGGCAATAACGAAGATGACACAAAGGCCACcgaggaagaaaatgcaatgaaaaagaaaggtgAGGACTGttcaaaagataatatCAGAGTACGAAATAATCAAATAATTCAAAGTAATGAATCGGAGGAGATTAACGAAATAGACAAGAATCTGAACTTTTCGAGTCGAGAAAACGACGTGAACAACTCATATATCGATTTTGAGAAAAGTGCTGCGTCTGGCACTCCCTCACGCAAcaatgaagaggaagaaatgCCCTCCATTGAGAGCGCAAGCAATGGGGCACCATCCAAGAGGTGGGTGTTCCGATATTCCAAAGACAAAACGGAGAATAATAGCAATAGATCCACGCAAGTAGTCAATAATCCGAGAACACAAGAAATGCCCCCAGATAGTGTTTCAATTGATACACAACCCTTATCTAAAAGTTACAATACTGAAGCAAATAATGAATTGGAGACACAAATAATCGTTTCATCACTTTCACAGGGCATATCTGCTCAAAGAGGACCTGAATTTCAGTCTACTAGTCAAACAGAGGAAATAAAAACCCAGATAATCAATTCTCCTGAACAAAATGCTCTGAATGCGACCTTAGAAACTCCTGTTAATCTTTCTCGAATCAACTTTGAGCCCATATTAGAGGTTCCTGAGACTAGTTCGCCATCTAAGAATACGATGTCAAAGCCCTCGAATTCTTCGCCTATTCCGAAGGAAAAGGACGCATTTAATGTGCatgagaaagaagaagaaataaacaatGTCTTCTCGAATGATATTCAACATTCTTCAAATGCAGGTATCGAGGATGACATTATCATAGCTGGTTCATCCGATTTTAATGggcaaaaggaaataaCCGATAAAATATACCTACAACTCTCAGGAAAGCAAAGATCTGATTTAGGAAGTGATGAAACAGAACGCATGTCCCAAAATGAGCTTGATACAAAAAAGGAGAGTACAATTATGAGCGAGATTGAACTAACTCAAGAGTTACCTGAAGTTGAAGAGCAACAAGATTTTGATGCTTCTCCAAAAGAGGTGATAAACGAGGAAGTAACTCTGATAgagacaagaaaaagcaagGCAGAGTCActtcaaattcatcctGATAACGCAGAATACAACTCAGATGAACCAGGCGGCACAGAATCTTCGGATGTGGTTTCGACTAAACAGGAAGGTAAGGGAAAGAACTCTGAACTTCAGAAAAATCTCATGCAGTTGTTTCCAAGTGAGTCACAAGAGATCATTCGGAACCGAAGAACGATAAAGCGGCGTCAAAAGGATACAATAGAAATTGGTGAGGATGAGGAGAACAGAAGCGCTAAGGCATCGCCCACAAAACGCTTCAAAAGAAGCTCAAATTTTGATACTGCTCCCATCAAAAGGGAAGCGTCTTGCAGCATCTCCATACAAACAGGGGATACAGGATCTGACAAGGGTTCTAAAGAGCAGTCTTACGTGTTTCCTGAAAGCATTAAAACGGAAGATAATAGTTTCTTATCGAAGGAGAACataatttttggaaatgcTGTATGGTGTCAGTATTCGTGGAATTACAAATTTTATCCAGGTATTCTACTGGAAGTTGACACTAATCAAGATGGTTGTTGGatttattttgaaacaGGAAGGTCACTAACCAAAGGCGAGGACATCTACTATTTGGACATCAGGGTAGGGGACGCAGTTACCTCTGATGGAAATGAGTACGTAGTGGTTGGTCTAGAATGTCGTAGCCATGATCCCAATACAATAAGGTGTATTCGAGGATATGATACGGttcatttgaaaaagaaaaattcaagcGGATCGTTGGGGAAAAGAACCATAATCAAAGCTCTGAGCTCCATTAGCCTTGACCTAAGCGAGTGGGCCAAAAGggcaaaaataatattggaagataatgaaaaaactaAAGGCGACGCATACAGGTACTTGAGGCATCCCATTAGAGGAAGGAAGTCAATGACCAACGTTCTGTCTCCGAAGAAACtcactgatgatgaaaaaggGATGAACGCCCATACTAGTGTGCATAATAACGAGCTGGAATCGAGCTCcgaaaagaaggaaattattaaaaagGATACGAAGGACTCATTATCAGAGTATGTGGGAGTTCCAGGcttacttttttcttccggAGAAATCAGAAAGGGGAATGTATTTGATAAAtgtatttttgttttgacaAGCTTATTTGAAAATAGGGATGAACTGCGTCAGATCATTGAATCGCAAGGCGGTACTGTGATTGAGTCTGGATTTTCCACTCTATTTAATTTCACTCATCCACCAGCTAAGCCTCTAATTAATAAAGGGAATTTAGAGAATATTCGGGAATCAATCATGAAACTAATCTGGAAACCTCATTCCTTATTTACCGATTACAGGTTCGCTTGCCTGATCACGAAACGACATTTAAGAAGCTTAAAGTACTTAGAAACTTTGGCGTTGGGGTGGCCTACACTACATTGGAAATTTATAAGTGCAtgcattgaaaagaaaagaataatgcCATACTTGATATACCAGTACTTATTACCTTCGGGTGAGAGTTTCCGGTTATCGTCAGATTACCAATCAAAGGGAGGAATTATCAAATCTAACAACATTTTCTCATTTTATACAGAATTCTTACGGGGATCTAATTTAAGAGATCAGATATGCGGAGTGAGAAAACTGCTACATGACTACATTGTTATTATATGGGGTAGATCTGAATTGGACAGTTTTGTCAAATTCGCTTTTGCTTGTTTGAGCGCAGGTAGAATGCTTACAATTGATTTGCCCAATATCGATGTGGATAATACGGAACCATTATTAAATACTTTAGGCTCTTTAGTGCCCAGAATAGGATCAGCATTGTCTGatcaaaaattgaagtttCTCATATATGTTAACGAAAATAACGGTAAATCCCAGATGAGgcttcttgaaaaattgagaagTCAAGTAACTGTGAAATTTAAAAACCTTGATTATAAATTTCACACCGAATCAAAAGAATGGCTAATCCAGACAATAATTAACGAGGATACTGGTTTTCACGATGATGTTACGGATAATGATATATAA